A stretch of the Arachis stenosperma cultivar V10309 chromosome 6, arast.V10309.gnm1.PFL2, whole genome shotgun sequence genome encodes the following:
- the LOC130934172 gene encoding uncharacterized protein LOC130934172, which yields MAAMANLTNTMEANTVVTLQAVQRLGQLAGNGNGNGNGEGLQNADIPWWQAECRLLQLQNADIPWEVFQMAFYKKYFHESAREAKEMELMQLKQGSMSVDEYTNKFEELCRFSRVCQGDPETYESWRCVKYQRSLKDNIMTAVAPLEIRVFSDLVNKARVVEEYAKTMAASKDTHGGSSSRGRGKYFHPRGQSFKRGEYTPQGQGGFRKNNQNQFQYAKGRGNQGKNSLDLTCVCCGRFHPYDSCKISLGGCFNCGLPGYIARDYTRRRNQNTGQSQHQGRVFAVNAKDASKADPLMRGICLIGDKSLVALYDTGASHSFISFAKVEELGLKVSELPFDLHVHTLHQTVMTRSGYRQVGFKLEGRDFVQI from the exons ATGGCGGCAATGGCGAATCTCACTAATACCATGGAAGCTAATACTGTTGTGACTCTGCAAGCTGTGCAGAGATTGGGCCAACTGGCCGGGAATGGAAATGGCAATGGGAATGGCGAAggt CTTCAGAATGCCGACATTCCATGGTGGCAAGCTGAGTGTCGTTTGCTACAGCTTCAGAATGCCGACATTCCATGGGAGGTGTTCCAAATGGCTTTCTATAAGAAATACTTCCATGAGTCTGCAAGGGAAGCAAAGGAAATGGAGCTAatgcagctgaagcaaggttCCATGTCTGTGGATGAGTATACCAACAAGTTCGAAGAGCTTTGTAGGTTTTCTCGAGTGTGTCAGGGTGACCCAGAGACTTACGAGAGTTGGAGATGCGTTAAGTACCAAAGGAGTTTGAAGGATAACATTATGACTGCTGTGGCTCCTTTGGAGATCCGTGTCTTCTCTGACTTAGTGAACAAGGCTAGAGTAGTGGAAGAGTATGCCAAGACCATGGCGGCATCTAAGGACACTCATGGAGGGAGCTCTAGTCGGGGGCGTGGCAAGTACTTTCATCCGAGAGGACAAAGCTTCAAGAGAGGAGAATATACGCCTCAAGGCCAAGGGGGCTTTAGAAAGAATAATCAGAATCAATTTCAGTATGCTAAGGGAAGAGGAAATCAGGGTAAGAATTCTCTGGATTTGACTTGTGTATGTTGTGGGCGTTTCCATCCTTATGACTCATGCAAAATTAGTTTAGGTGGTTGTTTCAATTGTGGGTTGCCTGGCTACATTGCGAGGGATTACACTCGTAGGAGGAACCAGAATACGGGCCAGAGTCAGCATCAAGGTCGAGTCTTTGCTGTGAATGCCAAGGATGCTTCTAAGGCGGATCCGTTGATGAGAGGTATATGTCTAATTGGTGATAAATCCTTAGTTGCATTATATGATACTGGAGCTTCGCATTCGTTTATTTCGTTTGCTAAAGTTGAGGAATTGGGCTTGAAAGTGTCAGAATTACCTTTTGATCTGCATGTGCATACTCTACATCAAACAGTTATGACTAGGTCAGGTTATAGACAAGTAGGTTTCAAGCTTGAGGGTAGAGACTTTGTGCAGATTTAA